A single region of the Lotus japonicus ecotype B-129 chromosome 4, LjGifu_v1.2 genome encodes:
- the LOC130711016 gene encoding pheophytinase, chloroplastic isoform X1 — protein MASSTCALSPSARLQLTKTTLAAPLSFYHRSKCQMSRRGFAVKGIVASGVSVMASTLTAEPEPAQGSERLPFKPEGYNYWTWRGHKIHYVVQGEGSPIVLIHGFGASLFHWRYNIPELAKKHKVYAIDLLGFGWSEKALVDYDAMVWKDQVVDFMKEIVKEPAVLVGNSLGGFTALISATGLPELVNGVVLLNSAGQFGDGNKESKTSEETSLQKFILKPLKEVFQRVVLGFLFWQAKQPARIESVLKSVYVNSSNVDDYLVESIMKPAEDPNAGEVYYRLMTRFMTNQSKYTLDTVLSQLSCPLLLVWGDLDPWVGPAKANRIKEFYPKTTVVNLQAGHCPHDEVPELVNKALLDWLSTLTPEVSLQTV, from the exons ATGGCTTCTTCTACTTGTGCTCTCTCACCTTCTGCCAGATTACAACTCACCAAAACCACCCTCGCTGCTCCACTCTCTTTCTATCACC GAAGCAAGTGTCAAATGAGCAGAAGGGGTTTTGCTGTGAAGGGGATCGTGGCTTCTGGAGTTTCAGTCATGGCTTCTACTCTAACTGCAGAACCTGAGCCAGCTCaag GTTCGGAAAGACTACCATTCAAACCAGAAGGGTACAATTATTGGACTTGGAGGGGTCATAAAATACACTATGTTGTGCAAGGAGAAGGATCTCCTATTGTCCTTATTCATGGCTTTGGAGCATCTTTGTTCCACTGGag GTACAACATTCCAGAATTGGCTAAGAAACACAAGGTTTATGCCATAGACTTGCTTGGATTTGGGTGGAGTGAGAAAGCACTTGTTGATTATGATGCCATGGTGTGGAAGGATCAAGTTGTGGACTTCATGAAGGAAATAGTAAAAGAACCAGCGGTTTTAGTTGGAAACAG CCTTGGAGGATTTACTGCTTTGATCTCAGCAACTGGGTTGCCTGAGCTTGTCAACGGAGTTGTTTTACTGAATTCTGCAGGACAATTTGGTGATGGGAACAAGGAAAGTAAAACTTCTGAAGAAACATCTCTACAAAAGTTTATCCTAAAACCTCTAAAGGAAGTTTTCCAGCGTGTAGTTCTTGGATTTTTGTTCTGGCAGGCAAAGCAACCAGCTCGGATTGAATCAGTCTTAAAGAGT GTGTATGTAAATTCTTCTAACGTGGATGATTATCTTGTGGAATCTATAATGAAGCCAGCTGAAGACCCCAATGCTGGAGAAGTTTATTACAG GTTAATGACGCGATTCATGACgaatcagagcaagtacactctAGATACTGTTTTAAGCCAACTCTCTTGCCCCTTGCTTTTAGTCTGGGGTGACCTTGACCCATGGGTTGGTCCAGCCAAAGCAAATAGAATCAAAGAGTTCTATCCAAAAACAAccgttgtgaacttgcaggcaGGGCATTGTCCACATGATGAGGTACCAGAGCTTGTGAACAAGGCCTTATTGGATTGGTTGAGCACACTCACTCCTGAAGTGTCTCTCCAAACAGTTTGA
- the LOC130711016 gene encoding pheophytinase, chloroplastic isoform X2 — MSRRGFAVKGIVASGVSVMASTLTAEPEPAQGSERLPFKPEGYNYWTWRGHKIHYVVQGEGSPIVLIHGFGASLFHWRYNIPELAKKHKVYAIDLLGFGWSEKALVDYDAMVWKDQVVDFMKEIVKEPAVLVGNSLGGFTALISATGLPELVNGVVLLNSAGQFGDGNKESKTSEETSLQKFILKPLKEVFQRVVLGFLFWQAKQPARIESVLKSVYVNSSNVDDYLVESIMKPAEDPNAGEVYYRLMTRFMTNQSKYTLDTVLSQLSCPLLLVWGDLDPWVGPAKANRIKEFYPKTTVVNLQAGHCPHDEVPELVNKALLDWLSTLTPEVSLQTV, encoded by the exons ATGAGCAGAAGGGGTTTTGCTGTGAAGGGGATCGTGGCTTCTGGAGTTTCAGTCATGGCTTCTACTCTAACTGCAGAACCTGAGCCAGCTCaag GTTCGGAAAGACTACCATTCAAACCAGAAGGGTACAATTATTGGACTTGGAGGGGTCATAAAATACACTATGTTGTGCAAGGAGAAGGATCTCCTATTGTCCTTATTCATGGCTTTGGAGCATCTTTGTTCCACTGGag GTACAACATTCCAGAATTGGCTAAGAAACACAAGGTTTATGCCATAGACTTGCTTGGATTTGGGTGGAGTGAGAAAGCACTTGTTGATTATGATGCCATGGTGTGGAAGGATCAAGTTGTGGACTTCATGAAGGAAATAGTAAAAGAACCAGCGGTTTTAGTTGGAAACAG CCTTGGAGGATTTACTGCTTTGATCTCAGCAACTGGGTTGCCTGAGCTTGTCAACGGAGTTGTTTTACTGAATTCTGCAGGACAATTTGGTGATGGGAACAAGGAAAGTAAAACTTCTGAAGAAACATCTCTACAAAAGTTTATCCTAAAACCTCTAAAGGAAGTTTTCCAGCGTGTAGTTCTTGGATTTTTGTTCTGGCAGGCAAAGCAACCAGCTCGGATTGAATCAGTCTTAAAGAGT GTGTATGTAAATTCTTCTAACGTGGATGATTATCTTGTGGAATCTATAATGAAGCCAGCTGAAGACCCCAATGCTGGAGAAGTTTATTACAG GTTAATGACGCGATTCATGACgaatcagagcaagtacactctAGATACTGTTTTAAGCCAACTCTCTTGCCCCTTGCTTTTAGTCTGGGGTGACCTTGACCCATGGGTTGGTCCAGCCAAAGCAAATAGAATCAAAGAGTTCTATCCAAAAACAAccgttgtgaacttgcaggcaGGGCATTGTCCACATGATGAGGTACCAGAGCTTGTGAACAAGGCCTTATTGGATTGGTTGAGCACACTCACTCCTGAAGTGTCTCTCCAAACAGTTTGA
- the LOC130711017 gene encoding soluble inorganic pyrophosphatase 1-like: MASNEEQSFKTLGLPNVVLNERILSSLTRRDFAAHPWHDLEIGPGAPSIFNCVVEIGKGSKVKYELDKASGLIKVDRILYSSVVYPHNYGFIPRTICEDNDPMDVLVLMQEPVIPGCFLRARAIGLMPMIDQGEKDDKIIAVCADDPEFRHYKDIKELPPHRLAEIRRFFEDYKKNENKKVDVEDFLPAEAAVQAIKYSMDLYAASVVQSLRQ; the protein is encoded by the exons ATGGCTAGCAATGAAGAACAAAGTTTCAAGACTTTGGGATTGCCTAATGTTGTGCTGAATGAAAGAATTCTTTCTTCTCTCACTCGGAGAGATTTCGCTGCTCATCCTTGGCATGACTTAGAGATTG GGCCAGGAGCTCCATCAATTTTTAATTGT GTGGTTGAAATTGGTAAAGGCAGCAAGGTTAAGTATGAGTTGGACAAGGCAAGTGGACTTATAAAG GTTGATCGCATCCTTTACTCATCTGTTGTCTACCCACACAACTATGGTTTTATCCCAAGAACCATTTGTGAAGACAATGATCCCATGGATGTCCTGGTTCTGATGCAG GAGCCTGTGATCCCTGGTTGTTTCCTTCGTGCTCGTGCTATTGGATTGATGCCCATGATTGACCAG GGAGAGAAGGATGACAAGATCATAGCAGTTTGTGCTGATGACCCTGAGTTCCGTCATTACAAGGACATCAAGGAGCTTCCTCCACATCGGCTTGCTGAAATTAGAAGATTCTTTGAGGACT ACAAGAAGAATGAGAACAAAAAAGTTGATGTGGAAGACTTTCTACCAGCTGAAGCTGCTGTTCAGGCTATCAAATACTCCAT GGACCTTTATGCTGCCAGTGTAGTCCAGAGCTTGAGGCAGTGA